In the Bicyclus anynana chromosome 22, ilBicAnyn1.1, whole genome shotgun sequence genome, gaccggattcgaacctacgccctccgaatcgaatcgGCACAATAAGTTTGTGCTTTGTGGCACTATAACATGCTCTAGTATTCAAGGGAAACAaagttaaatgtttttaatctatactctatactaatacataaagctgaagtttgtttgtttgtttaaacgcgctaatctcagaaactaccggtccgatttgaaaaattctttcagtgttcgatagcccatttatcgaggaaggctattggctatatattatccccatactccaacgggaacgggaaccacgtcaGCTAGTACTGTATATTCGTAAGATGTGGCGGCTCTGTATATTTTGTGTCACAAAACCAAATTATCTTTTCTTGACAAACAAGCCAATTTAGCTATAAGATTTTACCAAAATGGCTTATTAATATATCTTCTTCAGCTAACAAAAATAGTATATCAGGATTAATCAGAAAATACTTCAAGTGCAAAATATTCAGGgttataaaagaattttagtaaataaaatgtaaatcttcaaaattatttattttctaataaataattaactaatcgacatacacatacataaaaatatattattattataatataaactttcaatGATCAAGTCGATTAATACGTCCATATTAGCGGCCAAGATTTCTCTTCTAAATTGATTTTCGTTTATTTTGTCATTCTTCTACAATGTACATACACAcaaccattttaaaaaattgtgtcaCAAATGGATCCAGTATTGCTTGTGTAATTTTTGACGTCAATGGTGTGTCAAAATTAATACCAATTATATAATACTTACAGCAATAATATGATAGAGTGCCGGCATAGTCAATATTCTGGTCATAATATGATAGGGTGCCAGCATAGTCAGTATTATGGTCATAATATGATAGGGTGCCGGCATAGTCAATATTATGGTCTTATTATTATCAAGGTTAAAAAATGAGTGTTTCacgattttcagcaaaacggtaagattaattataaatataccaAAGATAAGATTGTAGaccataaaattatctacaaaatcTTCTTTGGTATATTTATGATTAAGGTTCAcgtttaataacaaaatttccTTACAAGGGAAATATGGggaacaaattttatttttatcttactgattttcagcttggtgggacTTTATGTAgctttactcttattttttggtttaatttgaccggTCTAAAAGGCATGTGTTACATGGctagtcgaaattatttgaattattattttgcatGAAAAcatcaaagtttttatttttttagttaaaaaccttgaagttatgggaaatattccccAGTATAATGCCCTTcagcaaaaattttcaaaatatcttcaatgtactgtacctgctacagttttattatacgtATAGATTGAGAGTATTTAGGTTATTTTTGCCTGTGTACTGACACCTGTTAAGAACTTTAGACAGTAATCTGTTATGGGGTAAACGGAAAAAGGAGAATTATCTCTTTAATTTAgctaaaaatgcttgtaaatgaCAAATTACAGATCAAAATCCGACTAGAGCGGCGCTACTTCTAAATGAGGTATGATATGAACTTcgcaatagggtagttgactcatatcaaatttaatataaacaatattaattacgtGCAGTACATGacataagggtccgaaatatatcgatatcaattaataaaagttaaggatttcatagaaaacttatttaaaaatcatgtatttattaaaattttccaaacgtcaaaaacgctgccgcccattttgtgacgtcaatgttacttgataaacgtcaaactaattgttaactaatatttttgtcaaacggtCTTTAaggtaaaggatttgttaacgtgacgtcatgaaacagttgacagcgttttggttcgtattgtcaaaaaaaaatttaaaaattaaaatttttatcagtttcaaaaaaattcgatatatttttttaatctaatagaatgttaatgaacaatttaagaccatttaaaaaaagtgtcaactagcctattgtagtATGAGTATGCTGAGatcaaatatttacttatagagggtagaactgaTGCAAAATTTGCTGTCCTATTACAGTTTTgctttttgttcatgaagagaTAATTCTCCGTGCCTCCCTTTTTGTTACATGACATCTGCAACTACCCACATTCTAGAATTTATGGAATTTCCACATTGACGTCACAAATTGCACACACAAGCAATAGTGTAGTAGCTTCATGTCGTTGAGAAAAAGTCTTGATTCCCCGTAACATTAAAATCGTACCAAACCATTGTTAAACGGTATTTTGTAACATAAATAAACTTCATAATTTCATAAATCGATACGATTTCAACATCAAGAGAACTTTCACTTCGAATAAGATGTACCACATCGGTGTgatcaaataaatttattattttttcaaaagtgTTAATAAATCAGTCATATCACTTCCGATACATTCAAACACTATGCCTTCTCCTCCTTTTCCCGATTATACCGTTCTAATTCTTTGAGAAATTGACCTTTAGGTTTCATGACGTTGGGTCGGTCACCACGACACTTGGGGCAGAACCATTTCCCCTTGGGTTTAGTGGTGAGTGAGACACAGGAGAAGTGGAACCACTCTATGGGGCACAGGTCGTTATCACAGAGGATCATCTCGCCGAATGAGATCTGGTCGCAGAGGCAGTAGCGAGGCTCGTCAGGGTCGATGGCGTCGGCTTCCTCGGGCGGCGTCTCCGAACGTTGAGCCGTTTGACGCTTGCGCTTTTTCTTCTTACCTgtaatacctataaataaatgatggTCATTTTGTTGATTTCCTTTACTTTTATGAATGTGGGGTGTTATAAACACTCAAATCAATTGTGCCTTTGAAAAGAAGCCATAAATATCATAGCTCCTGTTTCCTGACTGTGACATTTTTGCAGATAATTGGGCCAAATTGTGCAGGGATATCTTGCAATTTTGCGAGaggatgtaatttaaatatattttttttatttgataattattgtaattgttattttagttaagatAGTCAATAAGCTTTCTGTACATCAGTTTTTATGTttcatttttcttatttttgtctatttttactgtggtgttttgttctttttaatttttatgtacatttcttttaattagtgTAACTGGATTTATCCgtgctaattaataattaataataaataaataaataaaatagctgggcaccgttaatgaaatagttaacttcgttaatcgttcatccgctacaaaaaaagttagcttcatTAAATTACAGCATTACTTTTCGGAAGAATTAatgcaagttaacgttaatcgttaatccgttaatatgactgtgtaAAACTACagttttatatcattgtgtgagatcacCATTGGAAAAAAGAGTATGAGCACTGGGAAGTgccataatttttttgtttatttctttggaaaaattaataaataacctttCAGAAAAAAGTCATTGTGTTTATGTAtagtgtttaatatttaaaatagaagtAAATCAAATCTAATTAACCAAGGTTGGCTACTGGGTGGGTACTTTATcttgtttttttgtttcactCCCTGCCACGCACCGCCcggcggtaaatagtaggcgtTGGAtaaacggacttctgcatattaacggaagttaacgtatccattaatatttttaaaagttaatcctttaatcaaaatgttaacttcgttaattaacgattaacgagtTGATGCCCAGCTATGCTAGTGGTAAAGGACAGGTAGTTAAAAAGCAGTACGATACCTTTTTTGTGTTGCGTGTTGTGTGCGTGTCGCTCGCTGTCGCGTTCGCGTTCTGAGTCGGCGCCGTCTGTAGCTGCGCCGGTCGTCGTCCgcgagcggcgcgcgcgctTCGACCACCGCTCACCTGGCAGAACGAGTGGCATTTGTAAAACATGTGAGAAATAGTTACGTTATCTACCCATATAcagtcactgctgagctcgagtctcctctcagaatgagaggggttaggccaatagtctaccatgctggcccaatgcagattggcaggcttcacacatgcagagaattaagaaattctctggtatgcagatttcctcacgatgttttccttcaccgtttgggacacgtaatatttaatttcttaaaatggacacaactgaaaagttggaggtgcatgccacataccggattcgaacccacaccctctggaatcggaggcagaggtcatatccactgcaaAATCACGACTCTTGTGAGAAACAGTAAATGAGACAAAATATAATCATTCCATGGGCCCAGTCTCTTGTGTGGCTGATAGAAAATCTAAAAGCAGTGCCTCATGACCATGTAGGATTACAGAatgattttataacatttaacaATTTACAAGTGAATAAGatgtattatatataagtaaaaGGAAAATTCCAGAATCCAGGTTGTCAGAGAAATCACTCTAGCAATAACactttacattatatatttataagctACTCTTTTATACTACTAGGAAACAGCAGTCAAACAGATTCACTTGCAATGTTCCTGTTCTTTGGAGATAAGGGGATCAAATATCCAAagacactcacagataacgtggctttctaatggtgaaagaattttcttaatttgtcgaTTAGATTACACAGATTGCCTCCTTTTCTTTGGTGCAGACTATATCAAATGTGCTAGagcttattaatttacttacctCCAGATTTATCCTTATCTGTTTTCTCTTTTTCCTTCTCATTAGTCCTCTCAGGTGGCGGTGGTGGCGGCACATGCTGGGGCTGCACCGGCTGCACGCTGGGCTCCTTCTCCACGGCGCGGGGCTCTGGCGGCTGTGGCGGAGAGGCCTCCTTTGTTGTGCCATTTGTGTTCACGTCTAAGCAGGAaactggaaaaaatatttggtaGTATCTAGTAGAGTAAAGATAAAGTGTACTGTGTGTactctttaaaatataaaaataaaaagaatgttagccaaattttgaaaatatgacCAATTGCTTTCCCTCAATTTCccacatttttaaatgttgtttCCATCATTGtagattatttgtttttttaaataatgaattaatttctGAGCAGGTACcagtaaacaaatattttcatatagATTCTTGTAtacataaatgaaattaaaatcaaCAGTATTGTACTGAAAAACTTTACCCATGTCCAAAAatagcttttttatcattcataGGCTTGCTTGACTACAGGCATATTAAGTAAAGAGCAATACATCAAAgttaaatagatagatatactataTTACAATAGATTTACAAAATCCTTTAGTCTAAATTGATTCAACCTAATATTTGAATGAGAGAGATTTGTTGAACAACAAAATCTTATACAACTCGTCAAACACCTTGCTTGCACAACACAAGACAAATGACTGTGCACTGTACAAAAACAGTTTTCAATAAGTATAATAGGGTATGATGGCATatcatacaaaatgtaaataaacttaCCGAGTTTCTTGTGATCCCCATCCAACGACCTCTGTTTATTGTCGATAAGATCTTGCAGGAGCTGGACCACTTGAAGTTTCTCGTCACCTATTTCTTGTGCAGCCACCAGAGCACTCTGCAGACGTATTGCCGCCCTGCCACGACGGCGCTCTTCTGTGTTAGGTCCTATGCAAACAGCCAAGTGCGTCTCTGCATCTCGGAGGCATTctacaacaaaaacataaatgaaGTGACACATCAAACTGTTTTGTATTGTTAAAATCGTGTCATACAACAATTTTCAAGACTGATTTATAGAGAAAGACGAGAagaaacaactttttttttttaaataacacatGAACAACAACTGCGTAGATTTTCATAATAATGACTGAAAATATTCTATAATATGGGAAAATTATTAAATCGATGTAAAATAGAGTCTTTTTTGCCAGTAAAGTCATTCGAAAGTCacgtttacaaataaaaatatgctgGGATTGCCTGGATGAGCGAATGTCAACACATCATAAATCAACGTATTTTTATgctttaggtataataataagtatttggGATGgtacattattgtaaaataagcttcttaaatgttaaatattgtGGATATTACCTCTATAAGTCACGTCTAATTCTCGCATACGCGATAAATGTCTTTGCAGGTCATTGGGCAGATTTTCCACACAATCTAAATAATTTTCGACGTAAGTGGCCGAAAGCAAAGCTTCCGTCGAAGTTTGATTCAACATAGTTATAGATTTTACACAGTTTTCATTgtctttttattgagaaatgctatttatttaactttcaaAGCGAATAACAAGTTATTACAATCACAAGCCGTCAAACGTTCGTAAACTATCATAGACTATAGAGTATTTAAAGAAACCATAGAGCATAGACAATGAAAGCGGAAACGCGGTCGGATGCACGtactatgttttatttttagcaacGCGCCTTTATTTGAATCACTTCGAATGATTATGCCGTAAATCGAATTCAtgaattcataatattatgtatttttctttaaaaaaatttgtttcaaGATGTACGagatatgcttggagtttctctgcgtgatcgaatcagggactgaggagatccgcagacgaatcaaagtcacATAGGTCAtggagtcgcgaagctgaagtggcaatgtgcaggccacatagttcaaagagccgatggacgtggatgacggtcccaaggtgctgaaatggcgaccccgcaccggaaagcgcagtgttggtcgaccccccgctaggtggaccgaggatatcaagtgggttgcagggagccgctggatgctggcggctcgagatcgttgtgctaggaggtccatgcaagagtccaTGCatggtaaggtaaggtaaggcgTAATAAAATGCTATAAAAACTATTGAGCAAAACAGCATCGTAATAATTtgctatgaaaaaaatttaaaacgtataattttcattaaaataatagaaCGGACTTCAGAgtcgtatttcagttattttgattttaacagaaaattactaaaccgattttcatgaaaattattatctccatatacttttaaacGGGCATACCTACCTGGGTTCCCTGCgccgacgttgtattggccgGTGGTCATTCCCCTTTAAACAgagtgttaatttatttttgggtaagagatttaattttttttttttattctttaaagttagcccttgactacaatctcacctgatggtaagtgatgatgctgtctaagatggaagcgggctaacttgttaggaggaggatgaaaatccacactccttttcggtttctacacgacatcgtaccggaactctaaatcgcttggcggtacgtctttgtcggtagggtggtaactagccacggccgaagcctcccaccagccagacctggaccaattaagaaaacctcaatcggcccagccggggatcgaacccaggacctccgtcttgtaaatccaccgcgcataccactgcgccacggaggccgtcaaagacgACTAAATTGCTTGTTTGCCGTTATGAGGAAGAGGATTCTCTATCTGACATTCGTTTTAACCGATCtttagatatagattatagttatataacaaaataactaaCAGCGAATTAGTTATGTCAAAAGTTATAGGCCTGCTACAGCCAGACTTACTTTTTTATGATGGCTGAAAGTTAGTCAACCCATGCTCCTGCCATAGGGAAGTACGATATCCAATTATGGAGTAATGaccatggtggctttggaagatagaaATACTCAAGGCTGCTGGGCCTGTAGACaagtggctttggaagatagcaaTACTCAAAGGTCCTGCCCTTGTAGCCAAGTgtcgtcaattctctttctacgattgcaaacgcttcggaaactagaaaaacgtatgggaatgacattcgctatcgacaggtcacgtgatcaagatctgtcattcccatacctttttttagtttttcgaagcgtttgcgatcgtagaaagacaatcgacgtgccatgtggcacttcgattctctttttacaaacgttaacgcttcgaaaactaacaaaatgtatctcGTGTCGTGTCTCTTTCGGCCCGAGGATTTTTGGACGAAATTATCATACCGCTTGTATATCTGCTTCTACTTGAATAGaggattgacggcctccgtggcgcagtggtatgcgcggtggatttacaagacggaggtcctgggttcgatccccggctgggccgattgaggttttcttaattggtccaggtctggctggtgggaggcttcggccgtggctagttaccaccctaccgacaaagacgtaccgccaagcgatttagctttccggtacggtgtcgtgtagaaaccgaaaggggtatggatattcaccctcctcctaacatgttagcccgcttccatcttagactccatcatcacttaccatcaggtgtgattgtagtcaagggctaacttgtaaagaataaaataaatagaggaCATGTTAGGGATGACATCATGTTTCTAGAACAGAACATTTGCTCGCATATAGACTAgcgaatattaatttaatgagGGCTAAGAACAAAGGGAAATCATAATTCACAATAATAACTACCATTAGGCCAAGTTGAACTCCTACATTCGCCCACATTGCAGTTTTGTCATAAAGTAAAATGCGCGACAGTTCGGCTTATAAACTCGCACAACTGGcacgttaaataataaaaaaaattgacactTGTCTAGTTGTGAtgaaattttaatgtgaatttgttattatcgtgtagaaatcattttatttaatttcggtGAGAAATTTCTAGTGTTGTGTTTGCTCGTTTTCTGTTGTGCAATGTCGTCCACACTTATATTTGTTGGTCTGCCGGAGGATTCCAAGAGCTCCATAACAAAGTAAGTTCTTCCAGCTCTAAGAACCATTTATCTAATTTTGCACCATAGAGATTGTTTTAATAATCTGAGTTCCAGCTATAGAAAATTAAGTCATCAAAGCTCTTACGCTATCTATGATCCAAACTAGAAACTAGTTTCACCAATGATTGTTttgtactatagatatgttacgtttctacaaaatcactgcaagaagtgatccaaatttagcgactcctctgagcgcacacatgcacattttgtttttaattccattatatatttatgtatatacatttttttaagttcCTAAGAACAAAACTTGACATTGTACTTATATCTTTAAttaggtattgtttgtttatataacttttggTTTTTACTATGCGATTCAATGAAATGCCGTCAAATAGCCatttttgttcgcctcagttttgacgcgctagtggcATATcgctattataaaatctttggcgaGTTGGTGTTCACACAATCCTATTCTACTACTACGCTACCAGAATTACTGTAGCTACTTATCTACTTAACTATAAATTGACTTGAGCTACATACATGTAAACCGAACTAACTGTTTACAAATATCAACAGCCTTACTTACCCTTACTCAACCCGATAAAGACATTAGAAGAAATACTCATTCCAATATTGTACTCGTATTACTTTACAAGACTTATAACTCGTCGGTCccgtggttagcctatgtggtttcagatCACAAAGATTATCAACCCAAAAACGTGATACATAGCAGCAGTATGATATTGAATTTCACTCTTACCCCCGGTACAGACGTTCAGCTTTAACTGTGCAGTTTCAGTTTTAtataatcgaaatttcaatcaaaattattagaaaaactgTAATGTTAAGACTGACGGACATTACATAGTACACACGTACGATGTAACTGAATAGTTAACAGTTCGACTAATCGACTGTCTGTAGCACTGCATGTCCGTTTTACAAATTCGAATTTCATTATTAGGAAAACGTTTTTAGCGTTTACTTCGTGGTACACCTTTCTacgtttttaaaatcagttagtCAATCAATATGCTAGCCAAAACCAAAGAGACAAAATAGTTTGGGGAGTTCTGTTATAGGCAATGTTTACAGTATTGCGTTTTGCTTCGTCGACAGAATGAAAAGGGCATAACTGTCGCTTAAAGCTTGTAATTTCAATTACAAGAGCATTTAGGTCTGGCGTCATGCCACCAGGCATATAGGATGTAGTTTTATGTCTTGAACGTGTGGGCTGTACCAGATTTATTTGCAATTGCCGCTGGTTTAGCTAAGGGTctagacaaaaaaaaagataagacaGTGGTCCACGAGACAAAAtggtttgggaacctctggtgTAAGCGATGTATTTACAATATTGCGCTTTGCTTCGTCGACAGAATGAAAAGGGTATAACCGTCGTTTAAAGCTTGTAATTTCAATTACAAGAGCATTTAGGTCTGGCGCCAAGCCACTAGGCTTATAGGATGTAGTTTTATGTCATGAACGTGTGGGTTGCACCAGATTTATTTGCAATTGCCACTGGTTGGCTGTGGGCGAGCCTGTTACCTTGACTAGTCCGGTTAAGGAATACGAAGttgttatgtttttgtttaaattggGTATTGTCTCGTTTGTACTAATATAGTAATTGCTGGGTGCGTTGTTTTCTATTTGTTCTCGTTTGGATTACGTAAGCgcattaaattcaaattacgCAGAGTTTTACGACTTTTGAAAGATCTTGACACTgtcttttattaaccgactgtCTAAAAAGTGTTATGTTTTCCacctatttaaatttatgtatgCATATGCATGTACTTATATATGTAGATATGTTTTTTACATTCATACATTGCCATGCTTTCTATACAAAATCTGAAAATaagtaaattctaaaatacctaAGTTTTAAAGTCTCGATCAACTTCTAGACAATCAATTGatcgaaaaataaaacaaaattgattgATGCCTTCAAGAACCTAGTTACTCCATAGCTTTTGATGCTATGTTATTCATAACCATCAGTATAATTTTAATCGTCCACTgcagtgcctagtggcagttttcgtACTGTGGCGGTCGCGTaggtaacgtaaacgcgaaattctaaggaatcgtaacagcgccatctagtggcattacTGCACAGCAGTTTCATTCAGTGGCATAGAATGCTTAACTTACCTATGCATTTCACTCCTACTCTCGATATAGTGAGCACTGATAAAATTGGACGACGGCTCAA is a window encoding:
- the LOC112051165 gene encoding inhibitor of growth protein 1 isoform X2, with product MLNQTSTEALLSATYVENYLDCVENLPNDLQRHLSRMRELDVTYRECLRDAETHLAVCIGPNTEERRRGRAAIRLQSALVAAQEIGDEKLQVVQLLQDLIDNKQRSLDGDHKKLVSCLDVNTNGTTKEASPPQPPEPRAVEKEPSVQPVQPQHVPPPPPPERTNEKEKEKTDKDKSGGERWSKRARRSRTTTGAATDGADSERERDSERHAHNTQHKKGKKKKRKRQTAQRSETPPEEADAIDPDEPRYCLCDQISFGEMILCDNDLCPIEWFHFSCVSLTTKPKGKWFCPKCRGDRPNVMKPKGQFLKELERYNREKEEKA
- the LOC112051165 gene encoding inhibitor of growth protein 1 isoform X1, coding for MLNQTSTEALLSATYVENYLDCVENLPNDLQRHLSRMRELDVTYRECLRDAETHLAVCIGPNTEERRRGRAAIRLQSALVAAQEIGDEKLQVVQLLQDLIDNKQRSLDGDHKKLVSCLDVNTNGTTKEASPPQPPEPRAVEKEPSVQPVQPQHVPPPPPPERTNEKEKEKTDKDKSGGERWSKRARRSRTTTGAATDGADSERERDSERHAHNTQHKKGITGKKKKRKRQTAQRSETPPEEADAIDPDEPRYCLCDQISFGEMILCDNDLCPIEWFHFSCVSLTTKPKGKWFCPKCRGDRPNVMKPKGQFLKELERYNREKEEKA